Within Bdellovibrionales bacterium, the genomic segment CCGTTTACGTTAGTTGGGATAGAAAAAGGATATCTATCTGTTTTGACTAGATAAATTAATTTAATGCTCTACGCAAAACCTAACTTGAGGCTCATCCCTTATTTTGTTCACAAAGGCAGCAGGGAGCTGCTTGGTGTTTATATTGTTCTATGTATAGATCATATGATATGATATGATCCATATAAAGACCAAAAGAGGTACGCATGCCTTTAAATAGACGGACTTACTCGAAGGTTACAAGGACAGCACTGGAGCTATTCGGCCAGCACATCTGCTTGGAACGAAAAGCTAAGAAAATGACCGCTCAGGAGCTTGCCGATCGAGCCGGGATTTCTCGGGGCTTGCTGCATAGGATTGAGCAGGGAAATC encodes:
- a CDS encoding helix-turn-helix transcriptional regulator, which encodes MPLNRRTYSKVTRTALELFGQHICLERKAKKMTAQELADRAGISRGLLHRIEQGNPTCEIGVAFELAAILGVRLFDADETNITAKLERIKDKVALLPKPTTTTKDFNDAF